A window of Flavobacterium branchiarum genomic DNA:
TAAATGATTTACAATTAGAAACATTAGAATCCAAACTTAATCCACATCTTTTCAAGAATATCCTTAATTCAATTCAATCACATGCGTACCAAACTTATTTTGCATTAGATAAATTGGCCAACGTACTTGATTACATTCTTTACGAAAGCAAAAAAAAGCTAGTAACTCCAAAAGAAGAAATTGAATTTGCACTGAACTTAATCGAAATCAACAAAATAAAAATCAGTCCTCTTTTTGAATTAAAAGTAAAAACTAATATTGGAGAAGACGAAAAACTATACGAGCAACCATTACTTGCTCCTTTAATTTCTATCGATTTAATCGAAAACGCTTTTAAACATGCCGACATACAAAATGCAGACGCCTTTATTTCTGTAATATTCGAACTTAAAGACAATAATTTCTCTCTAACTGTTTCTAATAAAATATCGGATAAAAAAGTACTAAAGAAAGAACGAAGCGGTATAGGAAACGCAACATTAGAACAACGTTTAAAAATTATATACAAAAATCAATTCAAACTTGATAAATTTGTAGAGAACGATACCTACATTGCTCATTTAAAAATTAATCTACTTGAATACAAAACTCAAATGCTTACTACTTGATGATGAGTTACCTGGATTAACTTATCTAAAAATGCTATGTGAGCAAATCCCCGAATTAGAGGTTGTAAAAGCGTTTAATAATCCCGAAAAATTATTGTCTGAAATTCCAAATCTAGATTTCGATTTAGTAATTTCTGATATAGAAATGCCTGGAATTGACGGATTAAATTTAGCTCGTTTGCTCGAAAACAAATTAGTTGTTTTTTGTACTGCTTACAAAGATTATGCTGCCGAAGCTTTTGATATTGATGCCGTAGATTACATTACAAAACCTGTAAAATTAGAGCGTTTACAAAAAGCCGTTTCTAAGGCGCTTGAGCAATACAACAAACCCGAAGCTGTTAAAACCTTCATGCAGTTAAATACAGACAAAGGAAAAACCTTATTGTATTTTAATCAAATTCAATACATAGAAACTGCCACAACAGACAGCCGAGACAAAACGGTACTTCTTAGTGATGGAAGCTTTCTTACTTTAAAAAACATCAACTTTGGTTCACTACTAAAACAATTGCCAGAGTCCTATTTTTGCCGAGTAAATAAAAAGGAAATAATTGCAATGAGTGCTATTAAATTTTTCAATCACAACGAAATAGTACTGCATCAACAAAGAAAAAACGGAACAAACATTACACTTTCTTTGAGCGAAACCTACCGATCTGACTTTTTACTTAAAGTAAAAATATAAGTTATTACATAATTTCCCCATCTTATTACATCTAATTAGAATTAGCTCCGAATTTCCTTTTTTCCTCAAAAGTCACTCCGCATCTTTACACAATAAATCAAAATGACGTGATATGAAGAACATCAAAAATTCATTATTTTATCTCATAATTATTGGTGGATTTTCTGCTTTAATTTATTTGGTAATCTCAAAAGGAAAAGCATTAGAAATAGGAAGGGAAATCGTTGAGAAAAAAATTGAAAGTAGCCATTGGAATGATTTCCTTTCGGCAATGATTGACAATTTACAACATCCTCTTGCTATTTTACTTGCCCAAATTATTACAATTATTTTGGTAGCACGTTTCTTCGGATGGGTTTTTAGAAAAATTGGCCAACCCTCTGTAATTGGAGAAATGGTTGCCGGTATTGTTTTAGGACCATCCCTTATCGGAATGTACTTTCCTGAATTCTCAGCTACCTTATTCCCACAAGAATCTTTAGGGAATTTACAATTTTTAAGTCAGATAGGTTTAATACTTTTTATGTTCGTAATTGGTATGGAGCTAGACTTAAAAGTACTTAAAAACAAAGCACATGAGTCTGTTGTTATTAGCCATGCTAGTATCGTAATTCCATTTGCTCTAGGTTTAACTTTAGCCTATTTCATTTATCATACTTTCGCCCCTGTTGGAGTTGAATTTGCTTCTTTTGGACTATTCATGGGAATTGCCATGAGTATTACTGCATTTCCAGTATTAGCTAGAATTGTTCAAGAACGAGGTATGCAAAAAACCAAACTCGGAACCATTGCCATAACTTGTGCTGCCGCCGATGATATTACTGCTTGGTGTATTCTAGCTGTAGTAATCGCTATTGTAAAAGCAGGTTCGTTTACTAGTTCCTTATACGTAATAGGATTAGCAATCATATATGTGATTGTAATGCTTAAAATAGTTCGTCCGTTTTTAAAACGTGTAGGTGACTTAAATTCAACTCGTGAAAGTTTAAACAAACCGGTTGTTGCTATTTTCTTTTTGACACTTTTATTTTCATCTTATGCTTCAGAGCTAATAGGAATTCACGCCTTATTTGGTGCTTTTTTAGCAGGAGCTATCATGCCTGAAAACCATAAATTCCGTAATATTTTTATCGAAAAAGTTGAAGATGTATCTGTTATTATTTTACTTCCTTTATTCTTTGTTTTTACAGGATTACGTACGCAAATCGGCTTATTAAATGACCCTTACTTATGGAAAGTTACTGGAGTAATCATTGCAGTAGCAGTTGTTGGAAAATTCTTTGGAAGTGCCTTTGCAGCCAAATTTGTAGGCCAAAGCTGGAAAGATAGCTTAGCCATTGGCGCTTTGATGAATACGCGTGGCTTAATGGAATTGGTTGTTTTAAATATAGGTTACGATTTAGGTGTTTTATCTACTGAGATATTCACTATGATGGTAATTATGGCATTGGTTACAACCTTCATGACTGGGCCTGCTTTAGATTTTATCAACTTTATTTTTAAAGACAAGAAAACTATCGTTCCAGAAGAAATAGGAAACAAAAGCAAATACAAAATTCTATTTTCATTTGATACTCCCGAAAAAGGAAAAACATTATTGCGAATTGCAAATAGCTTGACTAAAAAACAACCTGACAACACCATTGTAACTGCAATGCACTTATCATTAAGCTCAGAATTACATCCGTTTGAAGTGAAAGATTATGAGAGAGAAATGCTTTTACCAGTTATATCTGAATCAGAAAGTTTAAATCAAAACATGGTTAGTCTTTTTAAATTATCAAATGATATTGATGCTGACATAACCGAAACCGCAAATCAAGGCGAATATGATTTATTATTAGTTAGTTTAGGACAATCTATTTTTGAAGGAACGCTACTGGGTAAGATACTTGGATTCACAACCAGAATAGTAAATCCAGACCGTTTAATCGACAAATTCACAGGAAAGGAAGGATTATTTGAAAACTCTCCTTTTGACGAAAGAACGAGACATGTTATCACTAAGAGTAAAATGCCTGTTGGAATTTTTATTGATAAGGAATTGAATGAAATCAATCAGGTTTTCATGCCTATTTTCAGCAAAGAAGATGCTTTCCTTATTGAATATGCTAAAAAATTAATTAATAATAATGGTTCCCAAATCACGATTTTAGATGCTAGTGGTGAATTGAAAAACACTCGCGACATGCAAGAATCTATCCGATCTATCGAACAAATTGCTCCCAATCATATTATGCTAATGCACGATAGAACAATTAAAAAAGAATTTTTAGAGCATCAAGATTTAATGATTATTAGTTTAGACAGCTGGAAAAAACTAATTGAATCTCAAAGTACATGGCTTAATAATACGCCATCAGTTTTAATTCTAAAACCTTAATAGTTTTAAAAATCCCATTCAAATCTGGATGGGATTTTTTTATTTAGATACCTAAATTAAGTACAAAACTCAATTTAACGGCTATGTTGTCTTCAAATCTTGGCAACTGATTTGGGCCATAACGATAGAATCCGCTTAATCCTAAACCATTAAATATCTGATTAATTTCTATACCAGATTCAATAAACCCTTTATTTAAAGTCTTATAATCGATTCCAACATGTTGTTCAGGTTTTTTCATGTTTCCCCAAGCCATACGCGAAACCAATACTAAAGAGGGTCTCACTTTTTTGATTATTTTTAAGCGGTTAAAACCGTGCTTAACTTGAAAAATTGCATATTCGCTTGAAAAAAACTCATTAAAAAACATGGTTTCAAAACTATTTCTTCCTGCAAATGTTATCCTCTGAATCATTGTTTCTTTGGTAATATTATTCGGAGAGGTATTATACAGATGGGTAATAGGCACATCTCCCATTGCATAACCTCCTTGAAAAAGCAAACTTGTTTTTTGTCCGTTTAGATATTTTTTTTCGTACTCCGTTTTAAAATCGATCTTAGAGAAATTAAAATCATTTTCTGCTACTTGAGGCAACGACTGTGTGTATTGGATTGTAAACTTTGGAAATCTCTTCTCAATCTCGATTCTACCATTAGGTGTTTGCATATAATCACTAAAAGGATTCCAAGCCAATGAAAGCATAGCTGTTGTCATAACATAATTAGTATACAACCTTCCGTTTAGATTATAAGCATAATCAAATTTAGGCTCAACATAAGAACGTGAAATTTCAAAAAAACTTTCTGTCTTTGGAACAATACGCGTAGTCAAATAAGCATTCCAACTAACATACTTATAAAATGTACTAATGTTTATAGGTCGAGGATCATATAGTTTAAACACTCTTTTATCAACTGCAAAAACAGTACTACCAATCTCCCTTACATCATTAGTATAAGACGCTCCTACCCATGTATTCGAAAACCCTTCTACTCGAGTCGATAAGTCTAAATTATACTTAAAAGCTCCATCTTTGGTTCCATAGCCTCCGTAAGCACCTATTTTATATTTCTTTGAAAAAAGCTCATTAGTAACTCCGCCTAGGCCAAGTCTAAACCCCTCATAATTATTATAACTAAACAATTTTCTTAAATCTAGATCGACTACACTTATTGGTAAATACCCATTGATTATTTTTCTACCAAACCAGATTTTGCTTTCAATTCTTTTCTTTAATGAAATACTGTCAAGCAACATATATGTTCTTTGAGAGCGAATATCCAAACTATCTTTTCGATATTTATTCCAAAAACTTTCTGTCTTTTTTATAGCATCGTCTTTAATCTCAATATATATAGAAGGATTTTTTATTTCTATAGGAGTATTATAATGAATATCAAAATTTTTGCTTTCTGACTCTAAATAAGTATAGTCTGATGCTGCTTTTTTTCTTTGTGAGTCTTCTTTTTCTTCATCTCCATCAAACTGAATTGTTCCTCCAAGAATTTTAATATCGTCGTCGTTCTTACCTTTTACAATTTTAAAAGTAGATCCCTTAGGAAACCATATTTCCTGGTCAGGGACATAATCAAACTCATGTGTTCCGCTAATATCTAGTACACCTTTAATTCGCATTACTGCTTTTGCAATAGCATAACTATCCTGATCAATGTAAAGAACCCCTTGAAGACCCAATTCAGGTTTCCTCATTCGGTTTTTAAAGTAAACCATGTATGTTTTTCTAGCATTAATTAAAACGGTGTCTAGTAACTTGTAATTGTAATCTTTTAAAGCATCCTTGGCAATTGGACTATTATACTTTGTTTCGAAGAGTTCATAATTTGAATCGTAAATAGAAATAGATTGCAAGTTAAAAGCAATGACTTCGTAGATAGGTTGCTTGAAACCAGCCATTTTTGTTCCTAAAATTGTTTCTTTTAGTCTATTATTTTCAAATTGATATTGTGAAACTTTTTCGGTTTGAAACAAATGTTGTTTATTAGAAATCTCTTTGAATTTATAATTAGCAGAATCAACTTTAATAAATCGTCGACCTATAGCTTCTTGCACAAAAATGGAATCTAACTTTGAACTTATAGAATCTGGATTAGCAGTAACTATTAATTTATTATACGTTTTATACTCAAAACTGGCTAACTTTTTTTGCGGATTATTCTTGTTCTTATTCTCAATAGCTTTCTTTATAATAGCCAAAGCTTGGTTATCGTTTGAGATGATAACTTCATTTAAAACAGCTGTAGACGCTACTAATCCAACTTTATAAAACTTTTTGTCAGCAGAAGTATGTGTTATAACCGAAGTATATCCGACATAAGAAACCGTAAAATATTCAATACTAGAATCAGATTCCAGTGTAAATTTACCATTAACATCAGTGATAAAATTCACCCCATCATTAGTATTGATTGTAGCAAAAGGGAGTGGTTTATTTGTAACTTTTTCAGTTACAATTCCGTTTATCTGGAATTGCGCTTGTAGAGAAAGCGTGAAAAATAATGTTAAGAAACACAATAACTTCATACAGAAAACAATGTTACAAATTAGGTCTGTTATAGTACAAAAGTAAGCATAAAAAAATCCGTCTCGTATAAAATTAACAAGACGGATTTTTAAACTTTAAAAAAAATTAAACCTTCATGATCTCAGCTTCTTTATTAGCCAATAATTCATCAATTTTTTTAATATAACTGTTCGTTAGGTTTTGTACTTCTTCTTCAGCGCTTTTACACACATCTTCTGAAGTTCCCTCTTTTTCTAATTTTTTAATATCTGTGTTAGCGTCTTTACGAACATTTCTTACACCAATTTTAGCATCTTCTGCTTCAATTTTTGCTTGTTTTGCCAAATCTCTACGACGCTCTTCTGTTAATGGTGGAACACTGATAATAACCAT
This region includes:
- a CDS encoding sensor histidine kinase, translating into MQTSTTITNLLLAIILLLVALIGYVVYQLVQSRKAKEIAEKNFYLLEMKVNDLQLETLESKLNPHLFKNILNSIQSHAYQTYFALDKLANVLDYILYESKKKLVTPKEEIEFALNLIEINKIKISPLFELKVKTNIGEDEKLYEQPLLAPLISIDLIENAFKHADIQNADAFISVIFELKDNNFSLTVSNKISDKKVLKKERSGIGNATLEQRLKIIYKNQFKLDKFVENDTYIAHLKINLLEYKTQMLTT
- a CDS encoding LytR/AlgR family response regulator transcription factor is translated as MNTKLKCLLLDDELPGLTYLKMLCEQIPELEVVKAFNNPEKLLSEIPNLDFDLVISDIEMPGIDGLNLARLLENKLVVFCTAYKDYAAEAFDIDAVDYITKPVKLERLQKAVSKALEQYNKPEAVKTFMQLNTDKGKTLLYFNQIQYIETATTDSRDKTVLLSDGSFLTLKNINFGSLLKQLPESYFCRVNKKEIIAMSAIKFFNHNEIVLHQQRKNGTNITLSLSETYRSDFLLKVKI
- a CDS encoding cation:proton antiporter, with product MKNIKNSLFYLIIIGGFSALIYLVISKGKALEIGREIVEKKIESSHWNDFLSAMIDNLQHPLAILLAQIITIILVARFFGWVFRKIGQPSVIGEMVAGIVLGPSLIGMYFPEFSATLFPQESLGNLQFLSQIGLILFMFVIGMELDLKVLKNKAHESVVISHASIVIPFALGLTLAYFIYHTFAPVGVEFASFGLFMGIAMSITAFPVLARIVQERGMQKTKLGTIAITCAAADDITAWCILAVVIAIVKAGSFTSSLYVIGLAIIYVIVMLKIVRPFLKRVGDLNSTRESLNKPVVAIFFLTLLFSSYASELIGIHALFGAFLAGAIMPENHKFRNIFIEKVEDVSVIILLPLFFVFTGLRTQIGLLNDPYLWKVTGVIIAVAVVGKFFGSAFAAKFVGQSWKDSLAIGALMNTRGLMELVVLNIGYDLGVLSTEIFTMMVIMALVTTFMTGPALDFINFIFKDKKTIVPEEIGNKSKYKILFSFDTPEKGKTLLRIANSLTKKQPDNTIVTAMHLSLSSELHPFEVKDYEREMLLPVISESESLNQNMVSLFKLSNDIDADITETANQGEYDLLLVSLGQSIFEGTLLGKILGFTTRIVNPDRLIDKFTGKEGLFENSPFDERTRHVITKSKMPVGIFIDKELNEINQVFMPIFSKEDAFLIEYAKKLINNNGSQITILDASGELKNTRDMQESIRSIEQIAPNHIMLMHDRTIKKEFLEHQDLMIISLDSWKKLIESQSTWLNNTPSVLILKP
- a CDS encoding DUF5686 family protein, encoding MKLLCFLTLFFTLSLQAQFQINGIVTEKVTNKPLPFATINTNDGVNFITDVNGKFTLESDSSIEYFTVSYVGYTSVITHTSADKKFYKVGLVASTAVLNEVIISNDNQALAIIKKAIENKNKNNPQKKLASFEYKTYNKLIVTANPDSISSKLDSIFVQEAIGRRFIKVDSANYKFKEISNKQHLFQTEKVSQYQFENNRLKETILGTKMAGFKQPIYEVIAFNLQSISIYDSNYELFETKYNSPIAKDALKDYNYKLLDTVLINARKTYMVYFKNRMRKPELGLQGVLYIDQDSYAIAKAVMRIKGVLDISGTHEFDYVPDQEIWFPKGSTFKIVKGKNDDDIKILGGTIQFDGDEEKEDSQRKKAASDYTYLESESKNFDIHYNTPIEIKNPSIYIEIKDDAIKKTESFWNKYRKDSLDIRSQRTYMLLDSISLKKRIESKIWFGRKIINGYLPISVVDLDLRKLFSYNNYEGFRLGLGGVTNELFSKKYKIGAYGGYGTKDGAFKYNLDLSTRVEGFSNTWVGASYTNDVREIGSTVFAVDKRVFKLYDPRPINISTFYKYVSWNAYLTTRIVPKTESFFEISRSYVEPKFDYAYNLNGRLYTNYVMTTAMLSLAWNPFSDYMQTPNGRIEIEKRFPKFTIQYTQSLPQVAENDFNFSKIDFKTEYEKKYLNGQKTSLLFQGGYAMGDVPITHLYNTSPNNITKETMIQRITFAGRNSFETMFFNEFFSSEYAIFQVKHGFNRLKIIKKVRPSLVLVSRMAWGNMKKPEQHVGIDYKTLNKGFIESGIEINQIFNGLGLSGFYRYGPNQLPRFEDNIAVKLSFVLNLGI